The following nucleotide sequence is from Nitratidesulfovibrio termitidis HI1.
CCAGAATACCCGACCTCCATGTGGGTGGCGGCTGCATACCTTGGCGTGTTCGGCACCGTGCTGGGATTTACCTGGTTCTACGAGGCCGTGAAGGAAATCGGCGCTGGCCGGGCCGGGGTGTTCATCAACTTCGTGCCGCTGACGGCCATCGTGTGTGCCTGGGCCATGCTGGGCGAGGCGCTGCCCGCGTCGCTGCTGCTGGGGGCCGCGCTGGTGACGTGCGGGGTGTTCATTACGAACAGGGCGTAGTGGTTGGGGGAGAGGCTGGCGCCTTGGTGGGTGCGGCCTCCACGAAGACCGTCCGGCCCCTTTGACCACGGCGGTCTCGTTATGCCTCTGGCGGGTGGAGGACCAGTGCCTGTTGGGTGCGGCCTCCACGTAGACACGCCAGCCCTGTTGATACCTCTTGATTTCGTTATGCCTCCAGCGGGCAAGGGGCCATTGAGCGATGGCCCCTTGCCCGCCGGAGGCATAACGAGATCGGACGTGACCGAAAGGGCAGGATTGTCTTCGTAGAGGCCGCACCCAACAGGGCACTCCCCCTCCCCCTGCCTCCCCCACATCCCGCCCCGCACCTACAACAAACACACATCCTCGCCGCAGCACCGCTTCAGAAACGCCGTGTACGCCCCCAGTATGCGCCGCTCGCCCTCAGCGCGGTCCGGCGTCAGCGGCGGACACGGATGCTCTGCCGCCAACCGCCGCAGGTCATCGCGCTTCGGCAGCGCACGCATGCCTTCGCCCAGCACCGCGCCATCCACGGCGGCAACTAGCACGGCATCACGCGTATCGGTCACGGCCACCAGCGGTGCAGGGCCGCCGGGAAACAGCCGGGCCGCAGCCACGCTTTCGCGGACATAGGTGCCCGGCGCACCGGGGCAGAACAGCACGATGCACAGCGGCGTGCCGTCGTCGTCACGCAGGGTCAGGTCCACCACGCGGCAGCCTTCGTCGGGATCATCGGAAGGGGTAGGGGCGGCAAGGGAAACAGGCGGCGCATCAAACCGTACCCGCACGCGCGGCTCCACCAGCCCGCGCGGGTGGCCCAGTTCCTCCACCAGCAGCCGCGCCAGCGCCTGCCGCAGGTCCTCGTAGGTGGTGTGGTCCACGTCCTGCCCGGTCAGATAGTCGCGCAGGGTGGCCCCAAGGCTGACTTCATGCATGCGGCCCTCCGGCAAGGCTGCCCCTGATGGCGGCAGGCTTTGCTCCGGAATTCACGAGCACCACTCTCGCGGCGCCCAATCGGCCTGCGCACAGTGCCTTCGTCAGGCAAACCCGGTCAGTTTGCCTTCAGCAGGGCGCGCGCCACGGATTCGTCGTACAGCACCAGGGGATCGGCATCGCGCCCCATGTCGCGGTACATCCCCGCGGCATGGCGGATGATTTCCAGCGGCACCCACTCGTGACGCTCCCACACCTCGGGCCGGTCTGCGCGCCACAGGCGAAATTCCACGCTGCCGCCACTGGAGCGCACGTAAACGCGGGTGCGTTTGTCGTTGGGATCGGGGTAGTAATAAAGGCCAAGATCGTCCTGCATGGGCACTCCTGAACACATGAACTGCGGATGGCGCCCGCCGCCGTGGCCGGGTGCGGGCATACGGTCAATGCCCTATCCCGCCGATACGCGCAAGCTGTTGTCATTCCCCGGATGGTGGGCTACAAGCAGGCAAGTGTCGCCCGGCCCCCGCAATGGGTGGGCATGGCGGCGCCAGGATGTCCGACGGGGAGACTGCCATGCCCCGTCCCCGCGTGAACACGCGGCGGGCACCGGAACGATTCGGGGCATACGGCGCCACCGACACGCCGCCGCCTGCATCGATTCGGCAATCCCGACAAGGGCTTGCCCGCTTCCCCGCCGCCCGGCGGGGTGGTGTGCCAGCCTGCGTCGGGGCTTGACAACGCGCCGGAATCCTTTTAGGAATGGCGTTACTTTGTCCAAAAAATCACGAGTTTTCCGGGCGCAAGGGCCGCGCCGACCGATGCCCTTACCTCCGGAAGACGCCGTCCTGTTGCGCCCCAGGGGCGATGGGCGTGTCTGTTGAGAGTCCAGAACTTCAACAAACCAATGTGGAGGTAAGGCAATGGCGAAACATGCAACCCCCAAGTTGGACCAGCTCGAATCCGGGCCTTGGCCCAGCTTCGTGTCCGACATCAAGCAGGAAGCTGCTTACCGGGCTGCCAACCCCAAGGGGCTGGACTACCAGATCCCGGTGGACTGCCCCGAAGACCTGCTTGGCGTGCTCGAGCTGTCCTACAACGAGGGTGAAACCCACTGGAAGCACGGCGGCATCGTGGGCGTGTTCGGTTACGGCGGCGGCGTTATCGGCCGTTACTGTGACCAGCCCGAACAGTTCCCCGGCGTGGCGCACTTCCACACCGTGCGCGTGAACCAGCCCGCGGCGAAGTACTACCACACCGACTACCTGCGCCAGCTCTGCGACCTGTGGGACCTGCGCGGTTCCGGTCTGACCAACATGCACGGCTCCACCGGCGACATCGTGCTGCTTGGCACCCAGACCCCGCAGCTTGAAGAACTGTTCTTCGAACTGACCCACAAGATGAACACCGACCTTGGCGGCTCGGGCTCCAACCTGCGTACGCCCGAAGCGTGCCTTGGCATGTCGCGCTGCGAATACGCCTGCTACGACACCCAGGCCTGCTGCTACGCCCTGACCATGGAATACCAGGACGAACTGCACCGCCCGGCGTTCCCCTACAAGTTCAAGTTCAAGTTCGACGGCTGCCCCAACGGCTGCGTCGCCTCCATCGCCCGCTCCGACTTCTCGGTCATCGGCACCTGGAAGGACGACATCAAGATCGACCAGGCCGCCGTCAAGGCCTACGTCGGTGGCGAACTGAAGCCCAACGCGGGCGCCCACTCGGGCCGCGACTGGGGCAAGTTCGACATCGTGGCCGAAGTGGTGGAACGCTGCCCCTCCAAGTGCATCTCCTGGAACGGCTCCGCCCTGTCCATCAAGACCAGCGAGTGCGTGCGCTGCATGCACTGCATCAACACCATGCCCCGCGCCCTGCGCATCGGTGACGAACGCGGCGCGTCCATCCTGGTCGGCGCCAAGGCGCCCGTCCTCGACGGCGCCCAGATGGGTTCGCTGCTGGTTCCCTTCGTGGAAGTCACCGAGCCTTTCGATGAAGTCAAGGAAGTCATCGAAAAGATCTGGGACTGGTGGATGGAAGAAGGCAAGAACCGCGAGCGTCTGGGCGAGACCATCAAGCGTCTCAGCTTCCAGAAGCTGCTCGAGGTGACCGAGATCGCACCCCAGGCACAGCACGTGCAGGAGCCTCGCTCCAACCCGTACATCTTCTTCAAGGAAGAAGAAGTGCCCGGCGGCTGGGATCGCGACATCACGGAATACCGCAAGAGACACCAGAGATAAGAAGAGGGGTAGCACATCATGGCATTCATCTCTTCCGGGTACAATCCCGAAAAGCCGATGGAAAACCGTATCACGGACATCGGCCCCCGCAAGCACGACTCCTTCTTCCCCCCGTTCATCGCCAAGAACTTCGGGAAGTGGCTGTACCATGAAATCCTGGAACCCGGCGTGCTGGTGCACGTCGCCGAATCCGGCGACAAGGTGTTCACCGTGCGCGTTGGCGCTGCGCGTCTGATGTCGATCACCCACATCCGCGAGATGTGCGACATCGCCGACAAGCACTGCGGCGGCTTCCTGCGCTTCACCACCCGCAACAACGTCGAGTTCATGGTCGACACCGAAGCGGGCCTGAAGGCGCTGAAGGAAGACCTGTCCTCGCGCAAGTTCGCCGGCGGCTCCAACAAGTTCCCCATCGGCGGCACCGGCGCCGGTGTGTCGAACATCGTGCACACCCAGGGCTGGGTGCACTGCCACACCCCCGCCACCGACGCTTCCGGCCCGGTCAAGGCGATCATGGATGAAGTCTTCACCGACTTCCAGTCCATGCGTCTGCCCGCCCCGGTCCGCATCTCGCTGGCCTGCTGCATCAACATGTGCGGCGCAGTGCACTGCTCCGACATCGGCGTGGTGGGCATCCACCGCAAGCCCCCGATGATCGACCACGAATGGACCGACCAGCTGTGCGAAATCCCGCTGGCCGTTTCCGCCTGCCCCACTGCTGCCGTGCGTCCCACCAAGGTGGAAGTCGGCGACAAGAAGATGAACTCCATCGCCATCAAGAACGAACGCTGCATGTACTGCGGTAACTGCTACACCATGTGCCCCGCCCTGCCGATCTCTGACGGCGAAGGCGACGGCTGCGTGATCATGGTTGGCGGCAAGGTTTCCAACCGCATCTCCATGCCCAAGTTCTCGAAGGTCGTCGTGGCCTACATCCCGAACGAAATGCCGCGCTGGCCCTCGCTCACCGCGAAGATCAAGCACATCATCGAGGTGTACGCCGCCAACGCGAACAAGTACGAACGTCTGGGCGAATGGGCCGAGCGCATCGGTTGGGAAAGCTTCTTCAAGCTGACCGGCCTTGAGTTCACCCACCACCTCATCGACGACTTCCGCGATCCGGCCTACTACACCTGGCGTCAGAGCACCCAGTTCAAGTTCTAAGCCGGAAGGCAACCACATTCCGGGGGCGGGTTTGCCGCCCCCGGATAACCAAAGGGGCTATCCATGGAAGAAGCCAAGAACAAGGTCGTGGAATTCCTGCAGTCCAAGGCCGGCTCGAAGAGCAAGTTCTACTTCAACGACTTTCTCGACCTGTTCCCCGACAAGGGCCCGCGCGACGTGAAGAAGATCCTCACCGCGCTGGTGAACGCCGAAGTTCTGGAATACTGGTCCTCCGGCAGCACCACCATGTACGGCCTCAAGGGCGCCGGCAAGCAGGCCGGGGCCGAGGGCGAATAGTAGTTCTCCAAGCCGGGGAACTGTTTTTCCGAAAAGGCGTATGGACTGCAAGGTTCATACGCTCTTTTCGTATGCCCGCCCGCCATGCGCGCCGCGCACGGCAGCCACATCCATCACCCGCCACCCAGGCCGGACCCATCGGCGTCACTGCATGAATCTTCCGCGCATCGTCATCGCCGGGCTTTCCGGCGGCTCGGGCAAGACGCTGGTATCACTCGGCGTGGTGCGTGCCCTTACGCGCTCGGGCCTTGCGGTAAAGCCCTGCAAGAAGGGGCCGGACTACATCGACGCCTGGTGGCTGGCCCTGGCCGCCGGGCACCCCGCTACCAACCTGGACCCCTATTTTCTCGGCGCGGACATGCTGCGGTCGCTGTTCTGGACGCAATGCGGCCTGACGGGCAAGGGCAGCCCTACGGGCGGCGTGCCCGGCCCGTTGGGCATAGCCGATCCGGCTGGCCCGACACATCGTGCAGAACCCGAAGGCTCGCCGGTTCGCTATGACATGGCCGTCATCGAAGGCAACCGGGGGCTGTTCGACGGGCGCGACCTGTCCGGCAGCTGTTCCACGGCGGAACTGGCGCGCATCCTTGGCGCCCCGGTGGTGGTGGTCATGGACTGCACCAAGATGACCCGCACGGCGGCGGCCATCGTGTCCGGCCTGCGCCACTTCGAACAGGGCGTGCACATCGCCGGGGTCATCCTGAACCGCACGGCGGGGCCACGCCACCGCACCGTGCTGCGCGAAACCATCGAGCACTACACCGACGTGCCGGTGCTGGGGGTGCTGCCCAAGATATCCGACAATCCCATCCCCGAACGGCACATGGGCCTCGTTTCCGGCATGGAGCACGCGGAATGCGTGGCCGGGCTGGACAAGGTGGCGGACATCATGGCCGAGCACTTGGACCTGCACCGCCTGCGCCAGGTTGCCTCTGCCGCTCCCACGCCGCAGGGGCCGGTGGCCAATCTGTGGTCGCTGCTGCCAGGCACGGGGGACGCCCATTCACACGGCACCGCCCCCCTCGACACCGGTCGGGATGATGCGGCTCCGGGTGATGCGGCTCCGGATGATGCTGCTCTGGCTGATGCGGCGCAGTGCAATACCGCTTCCCGCGCGACGCCCTCCATCCGCCCGCGCATCGGCTACGTGCACGATGCGGCCCTGTGGTTCTACTACGAGGAAAACCTGCTGGCCCTGCGCCATGCCGGGGCAGACCTGGTGCGCCTTTCGCTGCTTGACGGCGCGGACTGGCCGCAACTGGACGGGCTGTACCTTGGCGGCGGCTTTCCGGAAAACCTTGCCGCCCGGCTGTCCGCCAACCGTCCTGCCCTTGACCGGCTGCGCGCCCTTTCCGAATCCGGCCTGCCCATCTATGCCGAATGCGGCGGGTTCATGGTGCTGGGCCGGTCCATCGTCATGGACGGCACCGAGCACCCCATGGCTGACATCTTTCCCGTGCGCACCGTGTTCCACCCAAAACCCCAGGGGCTCGGCTACGTGGACGCAGCCGCCATACTGGAAAATCCCTTCCACCCCGTGGGGGCGACCTTTCGCGGGCACGAATTCCACTATTCGCGCTGCATGCCCTGCGACGATGGGCGTGACGTCCACGCCATACCCAGCGCCCTGCGCCTGACCGCCCAGTCCGGGCATGTCACCGGCATGGGCGATGGCCGTGATGGCCTGCTGCTCCGCAATACCCTGGCCGCGTACACCCACATCTTCGCGCCCGCCGTGCCCCACTGGGCACCCGCCATGGTCCGGGCAGCGCGCGAACATCGGGCGGCTCGCGCTCCCAGGGCATAACCCCCTCTCCTGACGCCCTCCTCCCAGCCTGTCCTGCTCCGATACCTTCCTGACGGCTTCCTTGCGGCCCACCGGTGCAGCACGTTGCGACACGTGTAAAAGCACTTGCGCTGCGCGATCGCCTGTTTTATTAATCCGCTTATTATTAGCAATCAAACAATACTTGCAGCAATCATATGCCGCCGCATGGATCGGGCATGACCTGCGCCGCGCATGTCGTGCCCGCCGTGTCCGTTCCAGTCCGCTTTTCCACCACTGTTCCTTCCCATTGCATCGGCACTCGCCGGGCCTCCCGTTCATCCTACCCGCAACATGACGCACAACGCGTCCTCAGGAACCGCACATGATCCGCATTCTCTCGCATCGCGCCCACCGTGGCGCCCATCTCGTACCGTCCGCCGCCCTGCTGCTGTGCGCGGCCCTGCTGCTGGGCCTTGCCGTACCGGCCCATGCCGAAGACAAGGATTTCACCGCCACTGTCACCGGACGCTCCGTGGGCGAGGCCGACGTTGACGACGGCGGCTCGGTCTCCGTCACCGAAGCCGGGGCCAGCCTGCGTTACCGCTGGTTCGGCATCGACTACCTGAACCGCCGCTACGACTGGTCGGATACCGCCAGCCTGCCCTTCGGCAACGGTTCCGACCCGTGGGAGCAACTGCACATGCTGCGTCTGCGTGCCGACATTTCCGACCAGTTGGGCTTTGGCGGCCTTGGCTGGTTCGCCGGGGCAGGCCTGACCGCCGGGTGGGAAGAGGAAATGGACGACGCCTGGGGCATTTCCGGCTCGGCCGGGCTTACCTGGGCCGTGGGTGACGTGCGTTTGCGCGGCGGGGTAGCGGCCTCGCTGCACCCAGTAGGCACGCGCCTGCTGCCCGTTGCCGCCGCCGACTGGGGCAACCAGCGCGACATGGGCTTTTCGGCCACGGTGGGCATTCCGGAAACCATGCTGCGCTACCGCACCTCCGACATGTTCTCCTTTCGCGCGGGTGGCCGGATGGACGGCGACACCTATCGCCTGGCCGACGACAGCCCCGTGCAGCGGGAGGGCTACGTGAAAACCTCGTCCCTGACGCTGGGCGGCTACATCGACATCACCCCGCTGGACGACCTCACCCTGACAGTGGGCGCGGAATACCTGACCCGCCGGGAAATGACCATGTACGACAGCGACGGGGACGAACGGCGCACCTACGACCTGGACGACGCCCCGGCCCTGTTCCTGCGCCTGCGCTACGGCTTCTAGGACTGCATTCTTCACCTGCGGCGGCCCCGCTGGCTTGACGGCGCACGGGGCCGCCGCATAGCAAAGGGAAGCATCCGGACACTTTCATAACGGGAGCGCCATGCCCAAACCGCCCTTCTACCCCTATGACGCCCCCCTTCCCGGCGCGCGCACTTCGCACCGGTTCCTGTTTCTGCTCACGGAGCTGAACCGGGCCTGGCGGATGCGCCTGGACCAGCGACTGAAGCCGCTCGGCCTTTCCCTGGCCACCGGGGGGGTGCTGTGGTCGCTGGCCGCGCGCAGCACGCTGACGCAAATCCAGTTGGCCCGGCACATCGGCATCGAGGGGTCATCCCTTGTCCGCCAGGTGGACAAACTGGAAGCCGAGGGACTTGTCCGACGCGTCCGGAACCCGGAAGACCGTCGCGCCAACCTGCTGGAGCTGACGGAAGCCGGGGAGCCGCTGGCCCGGCGCGTCATTGCCGAGGGCGTTGCCGTGCGCGACGAACTGTTCGAGGGCATCCCCGACGCCGACCTGGAGACCACCCTGCGCACCCTGCACCTGTTGCGCACGCGACTGCCGGACTGACAAGCACGGCACGCCTGTGCACTGGGGGTCTGCCCGCAGGATCGGCCCACTGGCATCCGGCCCTGGCGACCCGCCGCACGCCGCCCGCCAAACCCGACCGGCGCGCCGCCCCGCATGCTTCGGCGTGCCACCTTCCAGCACTGGTTTCCACGGGGCTGCATCTGTCCCGACTGGCATATGCAGGCCTGACCGAGTTGTTCAACCAGCCTCGCCGTGCTACGCAGGCCAGACCATCCGCGACCAGTTCGAGGCCACTCCGCCATGTCCACCGCCACTCCCGTTCCCGGCGGCCCTTCGCCGCACCCGTTCCGTCCCGCACGCACCGCCCTGGCCGCGCTCGTCGAGTTGGCGCGTTCGCCCCGCCACGTCATCGCCCTCGCCTGCGCGGCGGCGGGTGCGCTGCTGGCCTTCCATCCCCCGACGGCACTGCCGCCCGAAGCCGCCAGGCCCGTGGGACTGGCCGTGGGCGCCATCGGGCTGTGGGTCACCGCCGCCCTTCCCGAATACCTCACCGCCCTGCTGTTCTTCCTGCTGGCCGTGCTGCTGCACGCGGCACCGGCGGCCACGGTATTCTCCGGGTTCCACTCGGCCACCTTCTGGCTGGTCTTCGGCGGGCTGTGCATGGGCGCCGCCATGCACTACACCGGACTTGGCGCACGCATGGCGCGGGGGCTGCTGGCCCGAACGGGAACGGGCTATGCCGCGCTGGTCTGCGGGCTGGTGGCCGTGGGCGTGCTGCTGTCGTTCGTCATGCCCTCGTCCATGGGGCGCATCGCCCTGCTCATGCCGCTGGCGGTGTCCCTTGCCGGTGCGGCGGGCCATGGGCCGGGCAGCGCACAGCGCACCGGCATCGTGCTGGCCGCCCTGTTCGGCGCGTTGCAACCGGCCTTCGCCATACTGCCCGCCAACGTCCCCAACATGATTCTTGCGGGCAGCGCGGAAAACCTGTTCGGACACACCCTTACCTACGGGCGCTACCTGTTGCTGCACTTTCCGGTGCTGGGCCTGCTGAAGGCCGTGATTATCGCGGGCGTGGTGTTGTGGTTGTACCCGGCACCCGCCGCCGAAAATGCAGGCGACATGACGGAGGGGGCGGCAGGAACGGCGGATGCGACGAACACGGAGGATGCGGGCCGGATACCCGGCGCTGCGTCCTCCGCCACCGGCGCCAACCTCGCGACGACTGCGGCCAGTCCGGTAATTCCCCCCAGTCCGGCGACCCCGCCCAGTCAGGTGACCCCGCCCAGTCAGGCGGAACGGCGGCTGATGGTGGTGCTGGCCGTGGCCGTGGGATTGTGGGCCACCGACGCGCTGCACCACGTCTCGCCCGCGTGGGTCAGCCTGGGGGCCGCCGTGCTCTGCCTGTGGCCGCCGCTGGGCCTTACCGGCAAGCAGGCCATCAGCAAGGACATGAGCATGGCCCCGCTGCTGTTCGTGGCGGGCATCATGGGGCTGGGCGCGGTGGTGGCGGCGTCCGGCGCGGGCAACCTGCTGGTGCGCACCCTGCTTGCGGCCCTGCCCCTGGTTCCGGGCGAATCCGTGCGCAATTTCACCGTGCTCACCGTGTACGCCATGGTCACGGGACTGCTCACCACCCTGCCGGGCATCCCCGCAGTGCTCACCCCACTGGCGGGCGATCTGGCCGCCGCCTCCGGCTTCAGCCTGGAGGCCGTGCTGATGACCCAGGTCGTGGCCGTATCATCCATGTTCCTGCCCTACCAGTCGCCGCCGCTGGTGGTGGCCATGCAACTGGGCAACGTTTCCTCCGGCCACATGACCCGCACCTGCCTGCTGCTGGCCGCCATCAACATCGTGGTGCTGCTGCCGCTGGACTACCTGTGGTGGCATCTGCTGGGTGTGCTTTGATGACGGGCCTGCCCTGAGCGGTCCGACAGGATTCCGAACGCACCCGGGCCATTCCAGCGGGCGCCGCCACCCGCACGCCAGCCCCACCGCGCACCCTCCGGCCACGCCCCGCAAGCCTGCCCGCAACGCGTCCCCCCCCCCGTCACCCCGAAAAAACAGCGACACCGCCCCCCAGCCGGGGAGCGGCGTCGAAAACCCTTGCGGCCTGAGGCCGGGCAGGTGCGCGCGGGCGCGCTATTCGTCGTTCAGTTCGGCGCGGAACTTGCGCGACAGACGGAACACCACGACCTTGCGCGGGGGCAGGGTGATGGTTTCGTCGGTCTGCGGGTTGCGCCCCTTGCGGGCCTTCTTGTCATAGGCCTCGAACTTGCCGAATCCGCTTATGAGCAGGGCATGATCCTTCTTGATCGCCTGCTTCATGATGCCGAGAAGCGACTCGACAACGCCTTTCACTTCGGCGCGGTTCCTGTCGGTCTTTTCATAGATGGCATCGACGATTTCCGCCTTGGTCAGGGTCTTGCCGCTCATACTGTCCTCCGGGCCGGTGCTTCCGGCTACTCCATGCGTTCCCTGATGGCCTTCGCGAGCGCCTGCATCTCGTCGATGCTGCCGTACTGTCCCTGCGCCCACAGTTCGTGGCCGTCGCCGGGAAAGCGGGGCACCAGATGCCAATGGACGTGGAACACCACCTGTCCCGCCGTCGCGAAGTTGTTTTGGAATATGTTCAGCCCTTCCGCTCCGGTGGCCTCCATGACGGCGCGGCCAACGCGCTGCTGGGCGGCTATGATGTGCTCGCCGAGCCGCGCGGGCATGTCCAGCACCGTGCGGTGATGTTCCTTGGGAACGATCAGCGCATGGCCCCGGTTGACGGGTCCGATGTCCAGAAAGGAAAGCACGTGATCGTCGGCGTAGATCTGCGCGCAGGGAATTTCGCCACGCACTATCCTGCAGAAAATGCAATCGGACTGGGACATGGATTCTCCGTCACATGGAACACTTTGAAATCATTCAGCCACGCGTACCGGCGCGCAGCATTGGGCATGTAACTAGTTATATACACAGTCAAAGACGCGACCGCAAGTAAAATCTTGCAAGATTATGCCGGGTTGCCACGCCTTGCGGCACAAGGGCTTCCGTGCCATCGTCCCTGTCGGAGGGGGGCTGCGGACCATGTCCAACCCCCTTGCATGAAAGGGGTCATGCGCCCGCCGACCTTTGCGCCCCGCTTTCCGCCCCGCAAGAAGGGGGCCGCACGGCGCAACGGAAGCCCGCCGCAAGGCGGGACGAACGCCCGGAAACCATCAACCTGGTTCCGATAGTAACACATCAGCAACACAAGGCAATCATGTCGGCGTTGATTTTTCCGGTCCCCAGGGCTCTTTGCGGCGGTCGCGAACTCGCCCGCGACATGCCAGACGGGCCAGACGGGCCAAGCGGGCTCAACGGACCAGGCGGGCTCAACGGACCAGGCGCGATGGGCCGATCAGAAGCATCGGACCAACCAGAAGTATCGGGCCGACCAGAAGCATCGAAAGGTCCGACGCATGGTCACGATGCGACCGATGCGCCTGCCGCACCACCGCGCAAGCGGCCACGCATCCTGCCGGTCTTCCTTCCCTTTGCCGGATGCCCCACCCGCTGCGTGTTCTGTGCGCAAGACGTGCAGACAGGCCAGCGCGGCGGAACCGACAGCGTAGCCCGCGCCCTGGCCCTGGCCGAAGCGCGGCTGGAACAGGAAGCGCGCCGACAACGGGAAACGCCCATGGCGGGCAACGGGCCCGGATCGGACGCTCTGCCCGGATCGGACGATATGCCCGCCCCGAACGCCGGTCGCGGCACACCCGCGCAGGACGGTTCCCCGCCGCCGCTGGAAATCGCCTTTTACGGC
It contains:
- a CDS encoding MarR family winged helix-turn-helix transcriptional regulator, whose amino-acid sequence is MPKPPFYPYDAPLPGARTSHRFLFLLTELNRAWRMRLDQRLKPLGLSLATGGVLWSLAARSTLTQIQLARHIGIEGSSLVRQVDKLEAEGLVRRVRNPEDRRANLLELTEAGEPLARRVIAEGVAVRDELFEGIPDADLETTLRTLHLLRTRLPD
- the dsrA gene encoding dissimilatory-type sulfite reductase subunit alpha codes for the protein MAKHATPKLDQLESGPWPSFVSDIKQEAAYRAANPKGLDYQIPVDCPEDLLGVLELSYNEGETHWKHGGIVGVFGYGGGVIGRYCDQPEQFPGVAHFHTVRVNQPAAKYYHTDYLRQLCDLWDLRGSGLTNMHGSTGDIVLLGTQTPQLEELFFELTHKMNTDLGGSGSNLRTPEACLGMSRCEYACYDTQACCYALTMEYQDELHRPAFPYKFKFKFDGCPNGCVASIARSDFSVIGTWKDDIKIDQAAVKAYVGGELKPNAGAHSGRDWGKFDIVAEVVERCPSKCISWNGSALSIKTSECVRCMHCINTMPRALRIGDERGASILVGAKAPVLDGAQMGSLLVPFVEVTEPFDEVKEVIEKIWDWWMEEGKNRERLGETIKRLSFQKLLEVTEIAPQAQHVQEPRSNPYIFFKEEEVPGGWDRDITEYRKRHQR
- a CDS encoding dissimilatory sulfite reductase D family protein is translated as MEEAKNKVVEFLQSKAGSKSKFYFNDFLDLFPDKGPRDVKKILTALVNAEVLEYWSSGSTTMYGLKGAGKQAGAEGE
- a CDS encoding integration host factor subunit alpha → MSGKTLTKAEIVDAIYEKTDRNRAEVKGVVESLLGIMKQAIKKDHALLISGFGKFEAYDKKARKGRNPQTDETITLPPRKVVVFRLSRKFRAELNDE
- a CDS encoding cobyrinate a,c-diamide synthase — protein: MNLPRIVIAGLSGGSGKTLVSLGVVRALTRSGLAVKPCKKGPDYIDAWWLALAAGHPATNLDPYFLGADMLRSLFWTQCGLTGKGSPTGGVPGPLGIADPAGPTHRAEPEGSPVRYDMAVIEGNRGLFDGRDLSGSCSTAELARILGAPVVVVMDCTKMTRTAAAIVSGLRHFEQGVHIAGVILNRTAGPRHRTVLRETIEHYTDVPVLGVLPKISDNPIPERHMGLVSGMEHAECVAGLDKVADIMAEHLDLHRLRQVASAAPTPQGPVANLWSLLPGTGDAHSHGTAPLDTGRDDAAPGDAAPDDAALADAAQCNTASRATPSIRPRIGYVHDAALWFYYEENLLALRHAGADLVRLSLLDGADWPQLDGLYLGGGFPENLAARLSANRPALDRLRALSESGLPIYAECGGFMVLGRSIVMDGTEHPMADIFPVRTVFHPKPQGLGYVDAAAILENPFHPVGATFRGHEFHYSRCMPCDDGRDVHAIPSALRLTAQSGHVTGMGDGRDGLLLRNTLAAYTHIFAPAVPHWAPAMVRAAREHRAARAPRA
- a CDS encoding HIT family protein, with translation MSQSDCIFCRIVRGEIPCAQIYADDHVLSFLDIGPVNRGHALIVPKEHHRTVLDMPARLGEHIIAAQQRVGRAVMEATGAEGLNIFQNNFATAGQVVFHVHWHLVPRFPGDGHELWAQGQYGSIDEMQALAKAIRERME
- a CDS encoding SLC13 family permease gives rise to the protein MSTATPVPGGPSPHPFRPARTALAALVELARSPRHVIALACAAAGALLAFHPPTALPPEAARPVGLAVGAIGLWVTAALPEYLTALLFFLLAVLLHAAPAATVFSGFHSATFWLVFGGLCMGAAMHYTGLGARMARGLLARTGTGYAALVCGLVAVGVLLSFVMPSSMGRIALLMPLAVSLAGAAGHGPGSAQRTGIVLAALFGALQPAFAILPANVPNMILAGSAENLFGHTLTYGRYLLLHFPVLGLLKAVIIAGVVLWLYPAPAAENAGDMTEGAAGTADATNTEDAGRIPGAASSATGANLATTAASPVIPPSPATPPSQVTPPSQAERRLMVVLAVAVGLWATDALHHVSPAWVSLGAAVLCLWPPLGLTGKQAISKDMSMAPLLFVAGIMGLGAVVAASGAGNLLVRTLLAALPLVPGESVRNFTVLTVYAMVTGLLTTLPGIPAVLTPLAGDLAAASGFSLEAVLMTQVVAVSSMFLPYQSPPLVVAMQLGNVSSGHMTRTCLLLAAINIVVLLPLDYLWWHLLGVL
- the dsrB gene encoding dissimilatory-type sulfite reductase subunit beta, with the translated sequence MAFISSGYNPEKPMENRITDIGPRKHDSFFPPFIAKNFGKWLYHEILEPGVLVHVAESGDKVFTVRVGAARLMSITHIREMCDIADKHCGGFLRFTTRNNVEFMVDTEAGLKALKEDLSSRKFAGGSNKFPIGGTGAGVSNIVHTQGWVHCHTPATDASGPVKAIMDEVFTDFQSMRLPAPVRISLACCINMCGAVHCSDIGVVGIHRKPPMIDHEWTDQLCEIPLAVSACPTAAVRPTKVEVGDKKMNSIAIKNERCMYCGNCYTMCPALPISDGEGDGCVIMVGGKVSNRISMPKFSKVVVAYIPNEMPRWPSLTAKIKHIIEVYAANANKYERLGEWAERIGWESFFKLTGLEFTHHLIDDFRDPAYYTWRQSTQFKF